Below is a window of Triticum dicoccoides isolate Atlit2015 ecotype Zavitan unplaced genomic scaffold, WEW_v2.0 scaffold41396, whole genome shotgun sequence DNA.
AGCCGCCACACCGCCCACAGCGCAGGCACAAGCGAGCAAGAGAAGGCAACGGCGCGACGGCACGACAACGGGGCGGCCGCAAGAGTAGCGGATCAGCGCGCGGGGAGCGGCGGCGACTCTGCGCGTGGGCGGTGGCTCGCGAAGAGCATCAATGCACAGATCTCGGTGAACGTCGAGCATTCTGTCGTCGAAGATGGTGCACGTCGAGCTCGACCGTGCGGACGAGTGGTCCGAGTCCGACGTCTCGGAAGATGTCTCCGACTCCGAAGTGGGCGATGGCCTGGACTGGCTCGACGCCGTCGAGAGCCATGATGGTTCAGCCCGGCTATCCGCCGCCTTCTCGATCGTCGGAGGCGCGGCCGCGGCGCGGAGGCCGAATGCGCACGGCGGCGTGCTCTCCCGCCCCTTTCAGCCGCTCTCCAATCGCACGCAGAAGCTCGCCTCCCACATCCGGGCCACGCCCTTGGAGGTATGCAGCGTCAACTCTTCGCCTTAGAGATCCTAGCGTGGTGAATTATTTGCTTGTGCATGTTATCTACAGTCTCGTGTTATGGTACGTTGTGTTCAATATCTTATGTGATTGATTTTGTATTATTTATAAGGAGTGGGAAGGTAGAATGAACGTGGGGATGTCAAATTCGGTAACGACTGCAATCAGGGACAGCATAAGGGACACATCAATTGGCAAAATAAGGAACCATGAGAAGGCCGATCGTGCTACGGTGGAACAGGTCTTTACATGCTCTCTGCTAAGTGATATTTATTCTGTCCTATGCCTTTTGGAGCGGAACATGTCTGCTTGCACTTGCAATCTTGCATAATCCTAATGTA
It encodes the following:
- the LOC119346482 gene encoding uncharacterized protein LOC119346482, translating into MVHVELDRADEWSESDVSEDVSDSEVGDGLDWLDAVESHDGSARLSAAFSIVGGAAAARRPNAHGGVLSRPFQPLSNRTQKLASHIRATPLEEWEGRMNVGMSNSVTTAIRDSIRDTSIGKIRNHEKADRATVEQVFTCSLLSDIYSVLCLLERNMSACTCNLA